From Neospora caninum Liverpool complete genome, chromosome VIII, a single genomic window includes:
- a CDS encoding calcium/calmodulin-dependent 3',5'-cyclic nucleotide phosphodiesterase, which produces MSGFLKAEVAPGSEAQDLEATQRRLRRAHRRTMLPTWLLTGLTLAYVLFEGGRLLYETTLQQWSEEAILHIDKEIFFLHDFAAGFYSLAEQLTSDYCFLNFMDARDPPIAPTATREQIHALVSVYAPSFCSWIKDLYFFEEPIPGTSDSSTAQLLNTTYVCGERFADLVRRINGDMMDLVHNYTIVKMQLIEMLVPLVENPNWSPHLLCDLDFSAEDLWTCSNGLSALEQLRNQLSGYLGREWHLYSPILSIVIVFILATLFFARRHAFKGVFHARFECLWAMLQQIDQVLQRRLENMVVIMQSVIDDRMIGRLKVVSGIQSLLLSSESPFYRVMEHCTFDLIEGLSLASQYVKLEMQSSTESREMVNIRLMLDGCIQVYKNETRANGTSITCCYAPTVPTALAMDKLRLRTVLLQVLRFALLEGKVLHAEVKLTAKKVFLGKTPPPIETEKRNDLKNFDTQISIKCKMEGAITFTASELLDSAYLRVRRGRGIAFIYARKVLRELNGDITITTTDNNEVIYDLYFQAMGRFHVKDFHVAFGTVKNAVALTMNVQQAKGYSQLTAVADLVGVKVIHVNSVAEAAEQMLSNRGHRIVAVFFRDPGDSHAFRQSKIVPIEEPLTASDCVTAMAIGAASFIANRQGSKELLRNLSYGRRSFWDTLVTAFSTNMTRLGTGDSADSLKASSMSSLASHDLERISEPPVVRFHDPVADRLFRRVSNVPIQNKYYAYFVAGRINEVGFATNVIDLYKNMVLDQRVYKLPEEKNMSFYELAQTRAYLFESGQANECLGADYHEDYLGKLLGAQIDPMDTTALVKKVYEDFEVKPEIKVPEEEETSGNDDELPTVERTMEEYKWGNIPEYTVPNCITTSVARMDAVLCLAPTVASEARLNQYRENAPTIAVEFIFSWDFDISSLQQETAAKLAYELLIWCADKAQISVPRETCEKFVLSVQQNYFAMPFHNFNHALHAAQAVILIAKDLSFQQWFSYEDKFIIMLAALGHDIGHPGVTNEFLISMRSFTSILFNETAVLENYHTLLYMDLLKNPDLDILKMLPPESVQRARQRIIAAILATDRALDMKLIDLLNDVKSRNEKVPVPAALLDPNIRDACLLHAADHALSLLNFPLHRKWAEKMVIEMHFQNTMDEALKLPKSYCSLSRLSEATLAGSQVTMIDTHYLPFFSTLAWYFPGDLDMRVAVMKANAAFWQHLRDEEMRKTVALNDNPEQEDWRSAKLQVISSKFVENREKMHQKAAEIMQAEPKDVFFDPYPMTVDDSGSDGEADSFAKRVRHEKAGLGGYTVDSKRRPADSSSPVEGPEADANARVSAEESMKTDQTPQPEKNVQRHSTSGLGRASSVGSSPSRRASLRARFADEDLTSCARLHPVVDAGRVSAHDATLRDEHSAEASRGASESTQRFTDSTDQNARIGDDEKESVADERVGDPEKTPENHDPPTVSQSDDKHQRHTDVSALLLGEEDHVESRRPRSARSHPEAVAASTLPGPRSGADQEDANQGTESVSKDQASSGTCLKRVEASQDEATERHANGENMDTDETPAFVFDEVSGFFYDQQGYVYDQQGNLRGYVDGNGAFQAYSESELQYYAETMGRGEDQKQASYVSPEGQWVPSSEFGSSDANQTPDHGSST; this is translated from the exons ATGTCGGGGTTCTTGAAGGCCGAAGTTGCCCCAGGAAGCG AAGCGCAAGACTTGGAAGCTACGCAGAGGCGCCTGAGACGCGCCCACAGGCGGACGATGTTGCCGACCTGGCTTTTGACGGGGCTGACCCTCGCCTACGTTCTGTTCGAGGGAGGGCGTTTGCTCTACGAGACGACGTTGCAGCAGTGGTCGGAGGAGGCTATTTTGCACATCGATAAGGAAATCTTTTTCCTCCACGACTTCGCCGCTGGATTTTATTCTCTCGCCGAGCAACTGACTAGCGACTATTGCTTCTTGAACTTCATGGACGCACGAGACCCGCCGATTGCGCCCACAGCCACGCGGGAACAAATCCACGCGCTAGTCAGTGTCTACGCCCCGTCGTTCTGCTCCTGGATCAAAGATTTGTACTTCTTCGAAGAGCCGATCCCAGGCACCTCGGACTCGTCGACCGCTCAGCTGCTGAACACGACCTATGTCTGTGGAGAGCGCTTTGCCGACTTGGTGCGGCGAATCAACGGCGACATGATGGACCTCGTGCACAATTACACCATAGTCAAGATGCAACTCATTGAAATGCTCGTGCCTCTCGTGGAGAATCCGAACTGGTCGCCTCATCTGTTATGCGACTTGGACTTCTCCGCTGAGGACCTATGGACTTGTTCGAACGGGCTCAGCGCCCTCGAACAACTGAGGAACCAGCTGTCGG GATATCTGGGCAGGGAATGGCATCTCTACTCTCCGATTCTCAGCATCGTCATTGTCTTCATCTTGGCCACGCTCTTCTTTGCCAGGCGGCATGCATTCAAAGGCGTCTTCCACGCACGCTTCGAATGCTTGTGGGCGATGCTCCAACAAATCGATCAG GTTCTCCAGCGAAGACTCGAGAACATGGTGGTGATTATGCAGTCGGTCATTGACGACCGCATGATTGGGAGGCTGAAAGTCGTCTCCGGCATTCAGAGTTTGCTTCTGTCCTCAGAGTCTCCG TTTTACCGGGTCATGGAGCACTGCACTTTTGACCTAATCGAAGGTCTGAGCCTGGCCTCCCAGTACGTTAAACTGGAGATGCAATCCTCCACCGAAAGCCGAGAAATGGTCAACATTCGCCTCATGCTGGACGGCTGTATCCAAGTGTACAAGAACGAGACGCGAGCAAATG GCACCTCGATCACTTGCTGCTACGCCCCCACGGTGCCCACCGCCCTCGCGATGGACAAGCTGAGGCTGAGGACGGTGTTGCTGCAGGTTCTGCGTTTCGCGCTCCTGGAAGGAAAAGTCTTGCATGCGGAAGTGAAGCTTACGGCGAAGAAAGTGTTCCTCGGAAAAACCCCGCCCCCTatcgagacagagaagcgaaacgacCTGAAAAACTTCGACACTCAG ATCAGCATCAAATGCAAAATGGAAGGCGCTATAACCTTCACGGCGTCCGAACTCCTCGATTCGGCTTACCTCCGCgtgaggcgaggaaggggcATTGCCTTCATCTACGCGCGAAAGGTGCTTCGGGAACTGAATGGTGACATCACCATCACGACAACCGACAACAACGAAGTGATCTACGACCTCTACTTCCAAGCCATGGGTCGGTTCCAC GTGAAGGACTTCCATGTCGCGTTTGGCACTGTGAAGAACGCGGTGGCGCTGACCATGAATGTCCAGCAAGCGAAGGGATACTCACAGTTGACGGCTGTTGCGGACTTGGTCGGCGTGAAGGTGATTCACGTGAACTCCGTCGCCGAAGCAGCCGAGCAAATGCTCTCGAATCGAGGCCACCGCatcgtcgccgtcttcttccgggATCCCGGAG ACAGCCACGCCTTCCGGCAGTCGAAGATCGTCCCGATCGAGGAGCCACTGACCGCGTCGGATTGCGTCACTGCCATGGCCATTGGCGCCGCGTCCTTCATCGCGAATCGTCAAGGCTCGAAAGAGCTTCTCCGCAACCTTTCTTACGGACGGCGCTCGTTCTGGGATACGCTCGTGACAGCTTTTTCTACCAATATGACGCGGCTCGGA ACGGGCGACTCCGCCGACAGCTTGAAGGCCTCCAG CATGAGCTCGTTGGCTAGTCACGATTTGGAGAGGATCTCTGAGCCGCCCGTGGTGCGGTTCCATGACCCAGTCGCCGACAGGCTGTTTCGCCGAGTCTCGAATGTGCCCATACAAAACAAATATTACGCCTACTTTGTCGCCGGCAGAATCAACGAGGTTGGTTTCGCCACAAACG TCATCGATCTCTACAAGAATATGGTGCTGGACCAGCGTGTGTACAAGTTACCTGAGGAAAAGAACATGAGTTTCTACGAGTTAGCCCAGACCCGCGCCTATCTTTTCGAAAGTGGACAAGCAAATGAATGCCTAGGGGCAGATTACCACGAGGACTACTTGG GCAAGCTTCTCGGAGCACAGATTGATCCGATGGATACTACCGCCTTGGTCAAAAAAGTCTACGAGGATTTCGAGGTGAAACCCGAAATCAAGGtcccagaagaagaagagacaagtgGAAACGACGACGAACTGCCAACCGTGGAACGG ACAATGGAGGAGTACAAATGGGGCAACATCCCTGAATACACAGTGCCGAACTGTATCACGACGAGTGTTGCAAG GATGGACGCAGTCTTGTGCCTGGCGCCAACCGTCGCCTCTGAGGCAAGGCTGAACCAGTACAGAGAAAATGCTCCAACGATCGCTGTCGAGTTCATCTTCAGCTGGGACTTCGACATCTCTAGCCTCCAGCAGGAGACCGCTGCGAAACTG GCTTACGAGTTGCTGATTTGGTGTGCAGATAAAGCGCAGATCAGTGTTCCCCGGGAGACATGCGAGAAGTTCGTCCTTTCTGTGCAGCAGAACTATTTTGCCATGCCTTTCCACAACTTCAATcacgcgctgcatgcagcccaG gCAGTGATTTTAATTGCAAAGGATCTGTCTTTTCAGCAGTGGTTCTCTTACGAAGACAAGTTTATAATTATGCTAGCGG CGCTGGGTCATGACATCGGTCACCCCGGTGTAACGAATGAGTTTCTGATTAGCATGCGGTCGTTCACGAGTATTTTGTTCAACGAGACGGCTGTCTTGGAGAATTACCACACTCTGCTGTACATGGATCTTTTGAAAAATCCCGACCTCGACATTTTGAAGATGCTGCCTCCCGAGAGCGTCCAGCGCGCACGGCAGAGAATCATCGCCGCCATCTTGGCCACTGATCGCGCGTTAGACATGAAGCTCATCGACCTTCTGAACGACGTAAAaagcagaaacgagaaagtGCCTGTCCCTGCAGCCCTCCTCGATCCGAACATCCGCGATGCCTGCCTCCTTCACGCGG CTGATcatgcgctgtctctcctcaacTTTCCACTTCATCGGAAGTGGGCTGAGAAAATGGTGATTGAGATGCACTTCCAG AATACTATGGACGAAGCCTTGAAACTGCCCAAGAGCTATTGCAGCCTCAGT AGATTGTCAGAAGCAACCCTCGCTGGATCGCAAGTGACGATGATAG ACACACACTACCTGCCATTCTTTAGCACCCTCGCTTGGTATTTCCCGGGCGACCTCGACATGCGAGTTGCGGTGATGAAAGCCAATGC CGCGTTCTGGCAACATCTTCGAGATGAAGAAATGAGGAAAACTGTCGCCTTGAATGACAATCCGGAGCAAGAAGATTGGCGAAGTGCGAAATTGCAAGTGATCTCCAGTAAATTCGTTGAGAATAGGGAGAAAATGCACCAGAAAGCGGCAGAAATCATGCAGGCTGAGCCGAAAGATGTCTTCTTTGACCCGTACCCAATGACGGTGGATGACAGTGGCAGCG ATGGCGAAGCTGACTCCTTCGCGAAGAGAGTGAGGCATGAGAAAGCCGGATTGGGTGGCTACACTGTAGACAGCAAACGTCGACCGGCTGATTCATCCAGTCCGGTGGAAGGACCGGAAGCAGACGCGAATGCTCGTGTTTCGGCAGAAGAGTCCATGAAAACGGACCAAACGCCTCAGCCAGAGAAAAATGTGCAGCGCCATTCCACTTCAGGCCTAGGACGCGCCAGTAGCGTGggctcgtctccgtctcggcgGGCGAGCTTgcgcgcgcgtttcgctGATGAGGATTTAACCAGTTGTGCAAGGTTGCATCCTGTTGTGGATGCCGGTCGCGTTTCTGCACATGACGCCACACTTCGAGACGAGCACAGCGCAGAAGCAAGTAGAGGAGCGAGCGAAAGTACACAGCGGTTCACAGACAGCACTGATCAAAACGCGAGAAtaggagacgacgagaaggaatCCGTAGCAGATGAAAGGGTCGGCGATCCCGAAAAAACACCTGAGAACCACGATCCTCCCACAGTTTCACAGTCAGACGACAAACACCAGAGGCATACCGACGTCTCAGCTTTACTCCTAGGAGAGGAAGATCACGTAGAGAGCCGACGTCCTCGTTCAGCGCGGTCTCACCCAGAGGCGGTAGCGGCTTCCACGTTGCCTGGCCCGAGGAGTGGAGCGGATCAAGAGGATGCAAACCAGGGAACGGAGTCTGTTTCGAAAGATCAGGCGTCATCTGGCACTTGCCTGAAACGAGTCGAAGCCTCTCAAGatgaggcgacggagaggcacgCCAATGGTGAAAACATGGATACAGACGAAACGCCCGCGTTTGTGTTTGACGAAGTCTCCGGTTTCTTTTATGACCAGCAAGGTTATGTGTACGACCAACAGGGAAACCTCAGAGGCTACGTGGACGGGAACGGAGCCTTCCAGGCTTATTCAGAGAGTGAATTGCAGTATTACGCTGAAACCATGGGAAGAGGTGAAGACCAAAAACAGGCTAGTTACGTTTCTCCAGAGGGTCAGTGGGTGCCCTCCTCCGAGTTCGGTTCCTCAGATGCAAATCAGACTCCTGATCACGGTTCATCCACATGA
- a CDS encoding Mitogen-activated protein kinase 2, related, whose amino-acid sequence MSDEVDKHVLRKYDILQKLGKGAYGIVWKSTDRRTNETVALKKIFDAFQNATDAQRTFREIMFLQELAGHENIVRLKNVLKADNDKDIYLVFDYMETDLHAVIRADILEEIHKQYIVYQLLRAIKYMHSGELLHRDMKPSNVLLNSECQVKVADFGLARSVAQSEANNSEAGNPVLTDYVATRWYRAPEILLGSTSYTKGVDMWSLGCILGELLSGRPIFPGTSTMNQLERIMTLTGRPSAEDVDAVKSPFAATMMESLPLGKVKNFKDAFPNASPEALDLLKQLLQFNPNKRISAEKGLEHPYVRQFHSPEDEPVCGKIIKIPIDDNTKYSVDDYREKVYSEVIKKKHDQRRHRTTGSSGRHSSHHASAARTSSSSSSASHPRTSSTAQHRSSQSIPAASQASTSPRHAALHSRSTSSHAASSTNQAAAGHSAHAPSHYASSHYPAQMHRSGSLARERPPTYSSSGVAHYPHYPASSAVSSSHHGVSSSHHGVSSSHHGVSSSHHGVSSSHGTSPHVSPGVSTATSGGSAHARDRSAASGTGVGVAHASHAYYASQFFGSPSSTVQSAQVSADPLAHGRGESFHQPARAKTDTHAHASVSRAASGTPQVKRPIRRVALRLGRARGMRPPPVFYEGRDTAIRKNCVHVGKQCLLARAYYREMSGTASVSLYRKRDTERDRERLRLTGVRRCFLYASQ is encoded by the exons ATGAGTGACGAGGTCGATAAACACGTCCTGCGAAAGTACGACATCTTGCAGAAGCTCGGAAAAGGA GCTTACGGGATTGTGTGGAAAAGCACCGATCGCCGAACGAACGAAACTGTCGCGCTGAAGAAGATTTTCGACGCCTTCCAAAATGCCACCGACGCGCAACGCACCTTCCGAGAAATCATGTTTCTCCAGGAGCTCGCAGGCCACGAGAACATCGTCCGTCTCAAGAACGTCCTCAAAGCGGATAACGACAAAGACATCTACCTCGTTTTTGACTACATGG AGACGGATTTGCATGCGGTCATTCGCGCGGACATTCTGGAGGAGATCCACAAGCAGTACATCGTCTACCAGCTGCTTCGAGCGATCAAATACATGCATTCCG GAGAGCTCCTTCATCGCGATATGAAACCTTCGAACGTGCTGCTGAACAGCGAGTGCCAAGTCAAGGTCGCCGATTTTGG GCTCGCGCGGTCCGTCgcacagagcgaggcgaacaACTCTGAGGCCGGGAATCCCGTGCTGACGGACTACGTCGCCACGCGCTGGTATCGCGCGCCGGAAATTCTTCTCGGCAGCACTAGCTACACCAAGGGCGTCGACATGTGGTCTCTTGGATGCATCCTTGGCGAACTCCTCTCTGGCCGACCTATCTTTCCAG GAACTTCGACGATGAATCAACTGGAACGCATCATGACGCTCACTGGGCGGCCGAGCGCCGAAGACGTCGACGCCGTGAAGTCTCCCTTCGCCGCCACGATGATGGAAAGCTTGCCTCTAGGGAAGGTTAA GAACTTCAAGGATGCCTTTCCTAACGCGTCTCCGGAGGCGCTGGACCTCCTTAAACAGCTGCTTCAGTTCAACCCCAACAAGCGCATCAG CGCCGAGAAGGGTTTGGAACACCCGTACGTTCGGCAGTTCCATAGTCCCGAGGACGAGCCTGTGTGCGGGAAAATTATCAAAATCCCGATCGACGACAACACAAA ATACTCGGTTGACGATTACCGGGAGAAGGTTTACTCGGAAGTGATTAAGAAGAAGCACGATCAGCGGCGGCATCGCACGACAGGCTCTTCGGGTCGTCACTCTTCGCACCACGCGTCGGCCGCGCGGACATCGTCGAGCTCGAGCTCTGCGTCGCATCCGCGAACGAGTTCGACGGCGCAGCATCGTAGTTCCCAGAGCAtccccgctgcctcgcaAGCGTCAACTTCCCCGCGCCACGCCGCTCTCCACTCGCGGAGTACCTCGTCCCATGCAGCCTCGAGCACAAACCAGGCAGCCGCAGGCCACagtgcgcatgcgccgtcgCATTATGCTTCTTCGCACTACCCCGCGCAGATGCACCGGTCAGGAAGcctcgcgcgcgagagaccgcCCACCTACTCTTCCTCTGGAGTCGCCCACTATCCCCACTACCCTGCGTCctccgccgtttcctcttcgcaccacggcgtctcctcttcgcaccacggcgtctcctcttcgcaccacggcgtctcctcttcgcaccacggcgtctcctcttcgcacGGCACCTCGCCGCATGTGAGCCCCGGCGTTTCGACGGCGACCTCGGGAGgcagcgcgcatgcacgcgacaGGTCTGCAGCCAGCGGGACGGGTGTGGGAGTTGCGCATGCCTCGCATGCCTACTACGCCTCGCAGTTCTTCGGCTCTCCGAGTTCCACGGTTCAGTCCGCGCAAGTCTCCGCCGACCCTCTCGCGCACGGCCGCGGAGAGAGTTTCCACCAGCCGGCGCGCGCCAAGACGGacacgcatgcgcacgcCAGCGTCAGCAGAGCGGCCTCTGGAACCCCGCAGGTAAAAAGGCCAATCAGGCGAGTCGCGCTCCGCCTGGGTCGTGCTCGCGGTATGAGGCCCCCGCCCGTGTTTtacgaagggagagacacagcgatCCGAAAAAATTGTGTACACGTTGGCAAACAGTGTCTGCTCGCGCGTGCCTATTATAGAGAGATGTCGGGAAcagcgtctgtctctctctacaggaagagagatacggagagagacagagagcgcctTCGGCTCACGGGTGTGCGGAGATGTTTTCTTTATGCGAGCCAGTGA